The Erinaceus europaeus chromosome 6, mEriEur2.1, whole genome shotgun sequence sequence aaatcaagagagaagggggcaatagagagggagagagatagacacctgtagcagtgcttcaccactcgcaaagctttccccctgcaggtggggactgggggcttgaacccggatccttgtgcaccatgatatgtgtgctcaaccaggtgcaccaccacccagtccctctctctgtctgtctatctctacctAAAAACAAGTGTTTGTAATGTGTTTCTGTTGAGAAGAATAAAGTGGCTTTGTTGGTCATAACTGAAAGCAGTTAAGACATCTGATAATCAGAGTGAACACGGTCGCAACGGTCTGGACAGGGCCAGCATTCTGCTTTATTGGCCCAGCAGTGGCTCTAGTGGGGTAATTGAGAAGCTCCTGACTTGGAGCTATCACTCATCACTCAGCTGAAAGTAGGACATTGAAGGATGGAGCTTACTTTTAGCGTGTCAGTCCTCTTTTGATGCTGACCTGTCATCTCGGGGGCCCCCTTTCTTTCCTAACCCTTTCTTTCCTTACAGGCATGTGCCCAAGCCTATAAGCCGGCTCTCCGGGCTGGGAATGGCCTTGGCATTGGCCATGCACACAGCACAGCCTGCCCCCTGTTCATGGTGTTGCCCCCACTCTGAGCTGATCTTTAACCCAACACTTCACTGTGTCTCCACAGGTCTCCCAAGCAGCCGCGGACCTCCTGGCGTACTGTGAAGCCCACGTGCGGGAAGACCCTCTCATCATACCAGTGCCTGCCTCCGAAAACCCCTTCCGAGAGAAGAAGTTCTTTTGTACCATCCTCTGACTCTGTTAGGAaactgtctcttttctctgtctgtaGTGACCTTGCATGCTCTGAGCTTTAGGgagctccacccccacccccaccccccactccacctGGGTTGCTGGAGCCAAGTTTCCTGGTCCCCCTGGTTTTCTTCACTGAATTtgaatttcacttctttttttcatttgcacATTGATTCCACTGTCAGCAGGAAAACAAGACATTTTAGTAACCAAATAGCAAGTGCTGAGTCCCAAGGAAGTAAGGATCCCAGGGTGTAAATTTCTAAGCATCGATTCCCAAGGTTAAATGCATCAAAGTAATACATTTCAGTGAATAACCTATTCAAACAAAAAATTGTCCCCAAGAATTCCCCACTCACAATGACCCAGTGTCAAGTTAGAACTTTTGGGCCCACTGCATTAGATAGGGAAAAaattctcctctcccttcctgagGAAAGCAATTCTGAATTCTCTATATCCTTTTCTATCATCCTTTGAGAAAGGAAATAATCCAGTCGTgaaagaaagttttctttttttttttttttttgaaagagagtgtgtgtgtatctttctaagGGCCTGGGACCCAAACCCAAATGGGAGCCCTAGACTGTAGCAGACTCAAGTGGAAGACTATATACAGCAGCCATTTGTTTACCTGTGTCCACAGGGCCAGCCCAGAGTGCCATCTTCCCTCTCCCTGTTGTAAACAGCAGAAAAACCAGGTCTTGAGTGCAGGCAGAGTGACCCCAAGAACCCTTCCTGAACCCCTGAGCTCCACTGCCTTTAGGAACACCTCTTTGCAGAGTAGCCCCTCAAACGAACTGAACCCCTTGCTGGGGAGCCCATTTGCCATCATCCCTCTTCCCATCTTATCCGGGAAGAGTCACATGGTCCTGTATTCTGGCCACTTAATGAACAGGGATGACCCCGTGACTCagttctcagtttttctgtggCAAGCTTGCACGCCTCCCCTAAAACAGATACATGCCAGAGAATAAAGCAGAGAATAAACCATGGGTGCAGAGAGCTCTTTGTCTAAGTttgttctattttgtttgtttggaaactgcctctctccctagctctGACAGTGGCTTGCTGTTTAATATAGGGCAAGCCATTGTGTGCTTGAAATGTTCTAACCTGCAAATTGGAGCTAATGGTAATTACTCCTGCTTTTCTGTCTGGGAGGAAGCGCAGAGGTGCTACAGAGATGAAAGCTGTGTTTACCATTAAAGCAAACAGATGCACTCAATGCCAAGCAAAAAGCTAGGGAAAGATACATGACTTCAAAGATACCATCCAGTTGGAAGAGATAGTGTAAAATTGCCTCAGAGGAAGATGAATATAACTTGCAGATCAATTAGTGGACTGGCACCCCCTTGTCTTTCTTAGGCCATTTTTGTTCTTTGCTGCTTTTGTTGAAACTTGTCCTTAGTGTCAATGTCAGTGGTGTTAGGAAGCTGTGGGTTCCAACTATAGCAGATCCGTATGCTGTGTGTGATAATAAGACTTCAAGTCCTTCTCTATTTTAGTGTGTGACCAAGATCTCTTTATTCTGTGGTCTGTGTCAACACCATTAACCTGATAAAGCAGAGCACAATCCATAAAAGCACACCAGAGGAGCTGAGAAAGTGGGACAGCTCCGAAACTGCTAAAAACaggtcaagaaaaaaaatatacatgCTTCTAGTCTTCCAGCAGATATTcaccccttcatttttttttcctttttcatcatATTCTGCCCCTCCTTTGTTAAAATTCTCTTctgctcctctttttttttttttaccatccctccatgagaaaaaaaaaatttttttttttggtcccagggctgggtggtgtggtgtgcctgactgagcacacatgctacaatgcacaaggacccaggtttgagccctcagtccccacctgcaggagaaaagtttacaagtgatgaagcagttctgtaggtgtctctgtctctctcttctgtctcccccttccctctcaatttctggctatctctacccaataaataatgataattaaaaagaaaaaaagggggcattATTTTGGTTCCTttacaacacttttttttaaatatttatttatttattattaggtagagacagagagaaattgagaggagctggggagatagagagggagaggaagacagagagcacttttttcttttcttctgaacCTATGGCACTGAAGTTTGTACCTGTTTTTCCCccaaggttatggctggggctcagtgcctgcactacaaatccactgctcccagaggccatttgttcccattttgttgcccttgttgttgttattgttgttgccattgctgttgttgctggataggacagagagaaatggagagaggaggggaagatagagacggggagagaaggatagacacctgcagacctgtttcaccgcctgtgaagcgactcccctgcaggtggggagccagagctcgaaccgggatccttgagctggtccttgcacttcgtgccatatatacttaacctgctgcactagcgcccAGCCCCCAAGTTTGTACCTTTTAACGTGCTCCTGAATTAAGGGCCATCTTCCTAAAGGTAAGTTCATGCCTGTGGGCTAAGAGCTACACAAACATGAACACGAGCTCCTGTCCCTGCAAGTGGTAATGGAACGTAAATGGGATGGCTGTGACCTACCACAAACAGCTATCGTTTTTTGTCTTCTTCAGTCTGGCATCTAGCATCTGACCCCTTCCCTactggagacagagggaaatagccCCTTATGTGCAAACTTAGCGGGATGTAGTGCCTCCCTCCACTGTGGGTGCTACAATGGGGAGATCTTCCCTATCTCTTACCTGCAGCCCCCCGCTTATACCAGGCCAACCAGGAAATGGCCCGTGGTGACCAGGATGCACTTCTTGAACTCATCTTGCTTGGGATTACAAACCTGGAGCAACTGGCACAGAAGTGAAGGGTTGCTAGGATTCAGTTTGTGGGAACTTGGTAGTCTGGATGTGGCAGTGATCCAACAGGCAAGGTGGGTGGGACTGACAGGGCTGCAGGGATAGTGTGTCTATTGGTGACAATATTCCAGGATGGCAGAGTCCTTGAGCAGAACATTTCCTGTACCTTAACCCTCCTTCAAGCAGTCTTGGGCCCCACCCTCCTTCCTAGGTCTTTCATcagcctcctttctttctttctttctttctttctttctttttttaaatattttatgtatctattttttatttctttactgagggattgttttacagttgacagtaaatacaaagacaatagtttgtacatacataacatgtttcagttttccacacaatagtacaaaccccactaggtcctcctctgccatcctgttccaggacctgaactgttccccacaccccacccccaacccaccccagagtcttttgctttggtgcagtataccaactctagtctaagttctgttttctcttctgatcttgtttttcaacttctgcctatgaatattttatttaatgagagcaatacagggagaccagagcactgctcacctctggcttatgatggtgctgggacactgaacctgggacctcagagcctcctgcATGAaaacataaccatcatgctgtctctccaacctTCTCAGCCTCCTTTCTAACTTTTTCTCAATGCTTAACGTTTCAAAGTTTTGCCCATAAATTCCTCATTTTTCCCCTAAGATAGCCTAGGATGTACATTTGATGTGACCTAAtaactttactcctaggtatttgccCAAGAAAGATGTTTAGCATACCTAGTCATCAAAAGGAATGCACTAGATTGTTTTTAGAAGCACTTCAGAATAACCTAAAACCATAAAGCTCCAGAATAACCTAAAACCCAGATGCTCCTGTTGAATGGGTCAATGAAACAGCATCATCACACAGCGGAACTCCAGACAGTAACAAGAATGAAGGACTCTGCAGCTGCATACCTCAGCGTGGTGGGAGTCTCATGAGATAAAGCAACAAGAGGCTCTGTGCCTCCAAGGCTGAAATCTTGCAAAGCAGCATGTTGCGAGTGGCCTCTCAGTTATTCTTGAGGGGAAGGTGGCCAGATGGGGAAAGGGGAGCTCCAAGGGTATTCTAGTTCTTGATCTGGTTACCAATTACCTGGGTGTGTCCATTTTGTGGAAACTCTGAACTATAAATTTACAATCTGTGCACTTTTCTGTATGTCTTCTACTTCAATAAAAGTTGGGTTTTGTGACTAGTAATGAGgaatgcttgattttttttttgcctttcttgcATTTTACTTAGCTTTTTAATCCCCTGCGGATGTAACATCATTCATGATGAATTCAAGAGTATATCTGACATCTCAAATAAGAAATactagagggctgggtggtagcgcactgggttaagcacaaatagtgcaaaacacaagagcctgctcaaggatcccagttcaagcccccagctcccctcctataggagggtcgcttcgcaagcagtgaagcaggtctgcagatgtctttctctcccccctctattttcccctcctctcaatttctctctgtcctatacaacagcagcagcagcaacaacaacaataaaagcaacaacaacaacaacagaaaaaaagatggcctccaggagcagtgaattcatagtgcagacacagccccagcgataaccctggaggcaaaaaaaaaaaaaagaagaaagaaagaaagaaaaactttgtGGGGCCAAGTGCTaatggacctggttgagcacatacataatccaggttcaagccccagatccctacctgcagagggaggggggaagtttTCACAAGTGAAgatatgctgcaggtgtctcatttctctctcctctatctcctcccttttctctcaatttctctttgtctccatccaaaataaataataaaaccttaaaaaaaaaaaagtacttgcagCTATCTGAGCAGAAAATAGGCTTTCAGCACTGTGCAGACAGTTCTTGTGAGGATGTGAACATTACGCTGTGGACCTTGTGTCTTTCAGAATACTGAGTGATTGTACTGGAGTTCCTGACTTGAGTAAAAGAGGGCCTCTGCTCCTCAGATGACCCCTTGGCAAGGAGCAGGGGCACCTGCCGGCTGTGTAATGGCTCCTGAATGTAGCCCTGGTCTCCCAGGCTGCTCTGCAGAAACAGACACTGCACCCAACTTCAGCACTGCTGCCTCCCACAGGGACATGAGGCCCCCCGTTCCAGACCTCTGATGGTatctgaagcccccccccccctcctccactGTGTCTTTTCTACTCTCAGCCACTATGTGGCTTCTGCCATTCCCCTTTTTGCAGCTCTGACATCTTGAATCCCAGGGTAATCACAGAGTAACTGCCTACTGGGACTCCTGCTACAGGAGTCAAAAGGGCTTTGCCTTTGATTCTGAGCTCTGTTGCCCCAGGGAACTCAATAATGAACCTACAAGTTGTTAGCTGTCTCCCTCTGAGGGATCTACCGGCAGGAGAGCAATCCAAAGGTAGGAAGGAACTTTGTTCAAATGGTTAGCCAAATCTGAGATGAAAATAGTAGGTCAGGGGCTGGGGACAtagtgtaatggttctgcaaaagacttccgtgcctgaagttctgaggtcccaagtttagtctCCAGCACAGCTGAGcaacactctggtctctctctgtatctctctctctctctcccccctccctcccaccttccctccccatctctctgtctctctcttattaaataaataaaatttttaaaaagaaaagaattttttttaatattaggtCACTGAAATAGCTCCcctgaatagtgcactgctttgccatgtgtatgagtGAGGTTCGAGCctagcccccactacactgaagaaacctttggtgctatgatctctctcactcactctctctgcctgtttatatcttttaaaaaatggacctgtggccctagtcagggagtcctgggattcccatacagacatgatgggcctagacagctaacagatccctctccactgtcactggtcatcttcatcaggaacaacataatggacccttctgTCGGCCCCTATCGACCtgaccctcaatgtgaatcaacaatggtagggaatgttccattctccgaagggaggttgaacaacatactctaccactttgAGGAAGAAAGATGAATCccacaatgagtgcagcctagaatgtccctagctaatgaccacagaatgcgagctcatacctacagggatgcagaggttacacaggctcctgtgctgaatatgggccccaaattaaacagatggggtttatagttaacaattatatactttccccatatttggaagctctactctcttccctgatctagctttctagtcctttttccaactatgacaccatctccccagacaataacttgggtccacctgcatattagatgtcaggctcaggtaaaaacgagtaaagtcatgggccccttggaatatacctaaaatagacctactagctttttccaaagcagccccaaatcttcatctgcaatattcttgccttcaggttcatgattagtcaacaactttttctgctttacatcttaactctttttttaattagttaattaatttatttattttgcctccagggttattgctgggcttagtgcctgcactatgaatccactactcctggaggccatttttcccattttgttgcccttgttgttgttgttgttgttagataggacagagaaaattgaaagagtaggggaagacagggggagagaaggatatacacctgcagacctgcttcactgcctgtgaagcaacaccccctgcagttggggagcggggggggggggtggggggggagggggaagctccaactgggatccttatgcagatccttgtgctttgcagggggttctgcaggtgtctatctttctctcccccctctgtcttcccctcctctctcgatttctctctgtcctatccaacaacaacaacagcgatggcaacgataacaatagcaacaacaacaagggcaacaaaataggaaaaatggcctccaggagcagtggatttgtagtgtaggcacccagccccagcaataaccctggaggcaaataataataatagtaacagctAAACTTGTTTTGgcagttttctatttattttttattgttgcttctCCACTCCAGActgcctttttcagatagaaggagagaggcagagacagaaggaaagacagcacagcgCCAAAGTgtcctccagtgtagtgggggccagggcttgaagctGAGTTGTGTGCACCACAAAGAAGGTACAttgtccagatgagctattttgctgacccaccGTTAATAATCTTGATCCAGAAAAGAATCTGAACTTTGGTGATAGATGAGATAGAATTTTATTTACCCATTCTCTTCCATCAActtcttggtggtggtgggggggggaggtctgACGAGAAGTTAGTATTTGTGGAGAACTAATATGATGCTCACATGTGCCAGGCACTGAGCAGAATAGAGCATTTCTAgggacccagtggtggtgcacccagcagagtGGATTCCCATGATTCCACTTCAAACCATCTGCCTGCAGGCAAACTAAGGAACCTAATAGGTTCTCATCTCCACCTCACATTAACTTTTTTAAGTTGCTAGAAAACTGTGAAtcacactctttttaaaaaatatttatttattctcttttgttgcccttagtttattgttgtaatcattattgttgttgttattgatgtcgttgttgttggataggacagagagaaatggagagaggaggggaagacagagggggagagaaagatagacacctacagacctgcttcatcacttgtgaagcgactcccgtacaggtggggaactgggggcttgaaccgggatccttaggccagtctttgagctttgcaccatatgcgcttaacccgccgcgctaccgcccgactccctgaatcacACTCTTGACATCATAGGATGGCACCATTCTGGTCACTAAAAACCACAAAACACCTGCGAGCTATAAATGCATCTCCACACTGCAGTTGAACACTGCTTTAATTGTGATCATTAAAGCCAGGGGAGGGCCGcttctccatgagcagtgaaagaACAGCCTGAAAAGGAAGGAAACATTGTCCCTCGAAACAGGAAGGTCATATTAGTTGTAGTTTCCTCCCAAATGCCTATTTTTTTGGAGTTGAGAGTATGAGAGTgttttcctggggggggggggggcgagaccTATAATTTCCAGGGCTAAAGGGTGTGTACAAGTATTCTCTGACTTTTCTTTGCAAATAATTTGGCAAAATATCacttttggagtattgcaccaaactaagaATCTGGGTGGATTTTCAGGTCCACCTTAAGGGTATGGGGGtgaggacacagatctttggtggtgggaacaatgttaaACTATATGATTAACTattaatcttgtaaattactgtTTATTCAGTaattataaatcactgtttattcagtatgtcaggggaaaatagattggatATGTCTCAAGTTGGTTAActgcctagatttcagttctgagtatatattcctttgctctaagcatttaatgtttcacatttgtaAACTTGTCCCTTGAAGCAGGATTttattctgacactgggcttaaattgttaaagcatttctaaaaataactttttttttcaaatactaaatCACCTACAACTTTAGACCAGATAGATCAGAATCAGctggtcctgtcagtatataAGAGACAGGCAGTAGTAGatggcattaaatgacataaatcgtgatgaggtcaagtatagtacagtaaatcctaaccatgggattttcaaagtaaaccaagctcccaggTAACCTGGTTACAATAATTATTGTCTATGACCTTCCTAAACTCTAAAACTGCAAAGAACCTTCCTTGTTCCCTTTAAAATCCatattctcccagtcctagaacctctgggattttgcttgtatttcttgatgcctcttattatgctgcctctgctgacctcaaataAACCAATGCAATAAGTACCACCATGTCACATTATGCTGCCActgtcttttcactttttttttttttacctccagaattatcgctggggctcgtgcctgcactacaaatccactgctccaggtggccatttttcccatttttgttgcccttgttgttcttattgttgttgttgttattattgttggatagtatagagagaaattgagagaagaggggaagataggggagggacctgtttcacctcccgtgaagcaactcccctgcaggtggggagcctggaactggaacccggatccttacgccaatccttgagcttcacgcctgcgattaacctgctgcactaccgccggccccccttcacttcttttttttaattatctttatttatttgataaaaacagccagaaattgggggtcgggcggtggcgcagtgggttaagtgcatgtggcgcaaagcgcagggaccggcgttaaggatcccggttcgagcccccagctccccacctgcaggggaatcgcttcacagtcggtgaagcaggtctgcaggtgtctatctttctctccccttctctgtcttcccctcctctctccatttctctctgtcctatccaacaacgaattgcgtcaacaagggcaataataataaccacaacgaagctacaacaagggcaacaaaaggggggaaaaatggcctccaggagcggtggattcatggtgcaggcaccgagcccagcaataaccctggaggaggaaaagaagaaagaaaaaaaaaaaaaaacagccagaaatcaagagggaagggggtgggagagagacagagacacctgaagccctacttcatcactcacaaagctttccccctgcaggtggggaccaggggctcaaacccagctcttTGCGCATTgcaacgtgcgctcaaccagatgtgccaccatctgcccccgcCTTCACTTTGAATTACATCTAGAGTCAACTCCAAtgatctggtgagacctttcctaacacacagTCCTATTTCTAATTGTGCACTCTCTAATGAAGTTACAGACCTTAAATATAGACTTAAGGCCTACGGTACTGGGcaaacatatgtatatacacatatccataagttagaggcaACTATGCACCTCAAAGTAGAAGTGCTTAATAGTTCTCTGTGATTAGATTAAATAAGCTCACCAAGCAAGTAAAAAAGCCTAAAGAAAGTACCATAGTCTAATCAAATAtctactacttaggcctagacacccttaTCTtgtaccccctacttcacttccctcagtcactatatctatttaactacacaaaaggaaggaaggaagatatatCACCTAATCTCTTGTGACAGTATCGGCATTATTGTCACCCccaataatctttagaagaaacactatatacaattggccaagatatATATTGAccgaaaaaaaatatatatatatatatatacatatatatatatcacctaaaGCAGAGTTATTGTCCTTTATTATTAGaattatcaaacaagtaaatgcagtaaaacttaggttaacttagacctcactaaaatcctagctgtgtttcctccctaacttgaggacaGACCCCATAAACTTAATACCAGTTTCGATACAACAAATAAcattcaacactttaacaactgggagaaagtgtaagatcatcagataaagaaaggactacaaaagctgggtaagggcaagaaactggctcacttaatgatggcctttttggtcaataccaggccaccccatcacctggggccttggtcaaggaatcctgggattcccacacagatatgatgaccTAGATCACTAACAGATTCATcttttcaccatcactggtcacttccaataggagcatcatcataagccctattGTGGGCCTCTCCTCTTTATGGAGGAAGTTGCCctccataaagcagcaatggtaagtACTGCCCCAGTCTTCTTTTGAAAGAAGAGTattatcctactctgccactcaaggaagactgaaatgagtgcagcctagaatgtttctgactgtgaccatggacagtgagctcaggctgacagtgattcagaggttacacagactcctgtgtcaaatgtgaatatatatgggtcctggtTCAGATTGATGGGGCAAATAgttaattgtgtttatatattttctttgagtttgatagctactttctgccctgatccagctttctagccctattctcaactctgacaccgtcttcccagaatatttttaaatcacctgcatgttagctatcaatctcaagcaaaaattactaaagtcatgggccccttggaacatatctaaaatagactttctagcttattattattatttatttacttgatagatacagagagaatttgagagaggaggaagacagaatttgggagagagacagagagataccagcagccctgcttcaccactcatgaagctttccctcctgcaggtggggaccaagggcttggacctgggtccttgcacactgtaatgtgatcacttaacctggtgcaccaccagtcccctagttttttctttgtttttttgttttgtctccagggttactgctggggcttagtgttatccctacaaatccactgctcctagcagccatttttttccattctgttggataggacagagataaattgaaagaggagggggagataaggagagagaaagatagacacctgcagacctgcttcaccaattgtgaaacttcacccctgcagttggggagctggggacttgaacatgtgtgctttaccaggtatgccactgcccattcgtttttttttttttttttttttaccagagcactgctcagttccggcttttggtggtgcagggggttgaacctgggactttggagcctcaggcatgagagtctctgcataaccaataTGAATCTGTCCCCAcctagacttcctagattctatcCACCCTAAGATGTCtaacctcatctgctatattcctactttatggctcctatttattaaatcttttttctattttatatcttaccacctttcagccaccaaattgcagatgctacttttATTCTATCCTAatctccctgggtagatgacctcaccaatgtaccctgggacctcacctctccagagccctactccactagagaaagatggaTCTTTGCAcagtctggggatatggatcagcctgtcaacatgcatgtccagcagagaagcaataacagaaaccacagctcctaccttctgtaccccataaataattttggtccatagccc is a genomic window containing:
- the GNG4 gene encoding guanine nucleotide-binding protein G(I)/G(S)/G(O) subunit gamma-4 translates to MKEGMSNNSTTSISQARKAVEQLKMEACMDRVKVSQAAADLLAYCEAHVREDPLIIPVPASENPFREKKFFCTIL